The following DNA comes from Halococcus saccharolyticus DSM 5350.
ATCGCGTTCGCTCAGCATGCCGACCGGATCGCGCCCACGGAGGACGATCGCACACTCCGCACCCTCGTCGAGGAGGAGTTCGACCGTTTCGACCACCGCGTCGCCCTCGCTTACTCCCACGAACTCCCGGGTCATCACCTCGCGCACTGTGACAGCACTACTCATAACGAGATGTTCCGACTGCGCGGAGTAAAAACTATCTGCGATACCGTTAAGACCGGCGCGCGCCTCAGTTTTTCGACATCGGTTTTCAGTCGTTGATCACGACGTCCCGACCGTCGTGACGACACGCTTCGAGGGCGTGTTTCGCGTCCATTCCCGCGTCCTGGGCGGTGGCTCCGTGCCCGACCCCCACTTTGAGTGCGACGCCGACTGCCTCACGGACGTGTGTGATGGCGTCCTCGTACTCCTCGGTCGTCAGTGGGGTACAGACCGCGATGACGTTGTCACCGCCGACGAAGAAAGACAGCGAATCGTGGGCGCGCCGCATGTACCGCATCAGCTCGGCGTACCCTTGTTCGATGTTGATGAACGTATCGAACTCGTTGAGTTCGTCGGTGTACTGACCGGTGGCGTCGTTGACGTCGAAGTGCGCAATATGGAGATCGTCGTTGGTCCGGTCGGCGTCGGCGAGCGGGTCACCACGGAGTATCGACCGGCGGTCTTTGTCCTGGGCGCTGCCGGCGTCT
Coding sequences within:
- a CDS encoding CBS domain-containing protein, which translates into the protein MSSAVTVREVMTREFVGVSEGDAVVETVELLLDEGAECAIVLRGRDPVGMLSERDALSLVTSDTDPATATVSDVMSDGVIQIPSDESLAAAAGVMTVLFLV
- a CDS encoding GTP cyclohydrolase III — protein: MTNTQITLIQLDNYGPWTVTPEPRREVDLQTMQSRLYADLSQLFGNRDGYVFFSRFDNMIAVTNGLDTDDHALIQESVANRYPVTISLSVAVDPAPIAALGTATDQLQDAGSAQDKDRRSILRGDPLADADRTNDDLHIAHFDVNDATGQYTDELNEFDTFINIEQGYAELMRYMRRAHDSLSFFVGGDNVIAVCTPLTTEEYEDAITHVREAVGVALKVGVGHGATAQDAGMDAKHALEACRHDGRDVVIND